A window of Desulfuromonas soudanensis genomic DNA:
GGGATGATCGCCGTAGAGAGCCTTCATCAGGGCCCGGGACGCGATGGAGCCGGGATCGTCGTTCTGGCGACGCACCCCTTCGATGGCCTGTTTGCGGGCCAGTTCGAGGCGCTCCGGAGCGAAACCGGGCTTGAGGAGGACGTCGGCGAGGAGCCCGAGGCCGGCGTCGAGGTCGCCGCTCTGCAGGGAAAGCTCAAGGGTGGTGGCATAGTCGTCGCTCCCCGCGGAGAAGTCGGCGGCCAGCCGTTCGAGCATCCGGTCGACCTCGTCGGGGGAGCGGCTGCCGGCCCCGCCGGTGCGCAGCGCTGCGGCATAGAGCATCCCCTCCCCGGTGCGCCCGGGGGGATCGCCGATGCTGCCGGCGCCGATCATGGCCGTCACCTCGAGGAGAGGGAGCTCGGCGTCCTCCTTGAGATAGAGGCGGATACCGTTGGGAAGCTCCAGGCGCTCAACCTCCGGGGGATGAAAGACGAGGGGGGGGAAGCTGAGCTGATCGGGGCGCAGCATCTCGGCCCCGGGAGAACAGGAGGAGAGAAGAAGGGAGAGGGCCAGCAGCAACAGAGGCGAAAATCGCAGTTTCATGAATCAGTCCTCTTCCTTGTCGAGAATCGCCACGGTCCGGTTGCGGGGAACGAGCCAGAGACGGGCGGTCTCCATGATCTCGGCGGCGGTCATGGAGGCGATTTCCTGATCGTAGCCGACGAGATAGCGCCAGTTTCCGGCGACGCTCTGGTAATAGCTCAGCATCCGGGCGAGCCCGCTGTTCCCCTTGAGGTAGCGCAAGCGGTCGACGCGCAGGCGGTTGCGCGCCTGCTCGAGTTCTTCATCGCTCACCGGCTCCTTCGCCAGGCGCTCCAGTTCGGCATAGATCGCCTCTTCGACCTCGGCCAGGGTGTGGGGATGGCGGGGGGTGGCGGACACCACAAAGAGGTTGGGATAGCGGGAACCGGGAGCCGAGTAGGTGGAGACGGAAGCGGCGAGCCCCTTTTCCACCACCAGGGCGCGGTAGAGCCGTGAAGTGCGCCCCTGGGAGAGAATCTGGTCGATGACATCGAAGACGTAGTCGGCGCGCTCCGGCAGCGTCGGCTTGTGAAAGGCGATGGCCAGCTGCGGCTCGGCGTCGAACTGGATATGAATCCGCTTCTCTCCCTTCTGCGGCGGTTCGACGGCGGTGACCCTCGGCACCGGCTCCCCGGCGGGGAGGGTGCCGAAATAGTCCTCGACCAGGGAGACGGCCGCCGCGGTGTCGAGGTCCCCGACCAGGGTGATCACGGTGTTGACCGGGGCGTAGTATTTGTGGAGAAAACCCCGGGTCTCTTTCAGGGAGAGATTCTCGATATCCGACATCCAGCCGATGATCGGATTGCGGTAGGGATGGACGGTAAAGGCGGCGGCCAGCAGGTTTTCGTAGAGGAGGCCGTCGGGCTCGCTCTCGTAGGAGCGGCGCCGCTCCTCCATGATCACGTTGCGCTCGGTGTAAAATTCGCGCAGCACCGCGTTCTTCATCCGGTCCGATTCGAGGGAGGCCCAGAGTTCGAGTTTGTTGGCCGGCAGGGATATCAGGTAGGTGGTGAGGTCTTTGCTGGTATAGGCGTTGTAGCCGACCCCGCCGTTTTCCGAATAGATGCGGGAGAATTCGTCCTTGACCACATACCGGCTGTGCTCCTGCTGAAGGCGCGCCAGTTCCTTTTCAAGTTCGGCGATCTTCTGCGGGTCGGCCGGCGCTTGACGCAGCTGGGCGTCGAGGGCTTCGCCGACCTCCTCGATGGCGTCAAGAAGGGGTTTTTCCCTGGCAAAATCCTTCGTCCCGAGGGTCTCGGTCCCCTTGAAGAGCATGTGCTCGAGAAGGTGGGCGACCCCCCGGGTCTCGCTCGTTTCGTTGACCGAGCCGACGCCGAAGGTGATATAGGCGGCAAAGGTGGGGGATTCGTGGCGCTCGACGACAAGGAGGCGCAGGCCGTTGGCAAAGGTGTGTTCATACACCTTCTCCTCGAGGGGCTGGGCAAAGGCGGTGCCGGCCCAGAGAAGGGAGAGGACCAGAACGGGAAGCCCCCGGCGAAAGAAAAAACGGAACATGAAAACGACTCCTTAAAAAAGGGACTCTTGCCCTCCCCTTCCGCGGCCGTTTCGACCAGGGTGAGCAGCCGCCCGGAGAGATCGGCCACATTATCATAAAGGGCCGGAACCTGCAAAAATTCCCCGATGAAATCAACTCTCCCCAGTTTTCATTTCTGTATTCTGTATTCTATTTTCTGCCTTCAGTTTTCTCCCTTTTCCCTTCTCCCTTCTCCCTTTTCACAGAGCAGCACTCCCGGGAACCGCCCCCCGCCCGGCGAAATCCCCCATCGCGCGGTTGGGACGGCCGGGGAGAAGCGTCGCCTCCACCACCTCCTGCAGGGTGTCGACGAAAATGATCGTCATCTGCGCGCGGGTCTCTTCGTCGAGATCGCGTAGATTCTCCCGATTGCGTTCCGGCAGAAGGACCGTGGTGACGCCGGCGCGGCGGGCGGCCAGGACTTTTTCCTTGATGCCGCCGATGGGGAGAATCCGTCCCGAGAGGGTCAGCTCTCCCGTCAGCGCCACGTTTCGCCGCGCCGGGCGCTGGCTGAGGAGGGAAATCAGGGCGGTGGCGATGGTGATCCCCGCCGAGGGGCCGTCCTTGGGAATGGCCCCCGAGGGGACATGAATGTGCAGATCGCTTTTCTCGAAAAAATCCGCCTCGATGGCGAATTCCACAGCATGGGCCCGGACGTAGGAGAGGGCGGTCCGGGCCGATTCCTGCATCACCTCGCCGAGGCTGCCGGTGAGGTGGAGATCCTTCTTGCCGACCATGCGCGAAGCCTCGACGAAGATGATGTCGCCGCCGGCCTCCGTCCAGGCCAGGCCGGTGACGACTCCGATGCGGTCCTCTTCCGAGGCGACGTCGCTGAAGAACTTTCGCGGCCCGAGCATCTCTTCGACGGCCGCCGGAGTGACCAGGAGGCGGGGGGGGCGCTTCTGGGCCACATCCCGGGCGATTTTGCGGCAGATGGAGGCGATCTGCCGCTCGACCCCCCGCACCCCCGCTTCCCGGGTATAGTCCTTGATGATTTTTCGCATGGCTCCTTCCTCGAAGGAGACTCCCGCGGCTTCGAGGCCGTTTTCCTCCACTTCCTTGGGGATCAGGTAGCGGAAGGCGATCTTGAGCTTCTCCTCGTCGCTGTAGCCGGCCAGACGAATGACCTCCATCCGGTCCTTGAGGGGAGGGGGAACGGGGTCGAGGATATTGGCGGTGGTGATGAACATGACCCGGGAGAGGTCGAAGGGGACGTCGAGGTAATGATCGGTAAAGGTGTCGTTCTGCTCCGGGTCGAGAATCTCGAGGAGGGCCGAGGCGGGATCGCCGCGAAAATCCTGGCCGATCTTGTCGACCTCGTCGAGCATGAAGACCGGATTGCTGGACTCGGCCCGGCAGATTTCCTGAATGATCCGTCCCGGGAGGGCGCCGATGTAGGTGCGCCGGTGGCCGCGGATCTCCGCTTCGTCCTTCATCCCGCCGAGGGAGATACGAATGAACTTGCGCCCCATGGCGCGGGCGATGGAACGCCCCAGGGACGTCTTGCCGACCCCGGGGGGTCCGACGAAGCAGAGGATCGGCCCCTTGGTCGTCTTGCGCAGGGAACGGACGGCCAGATACTCGAGAATCCTCTCCTTGACCTCCGCAAGGTCATAATGGTCCTCGTCGAGAATGACCTCGGCCCGGCCGATGTCGAGGTGATCCTCCGTGCCGCGGTTCCAGGGGACGGTGCACAGGTATTCGAGATAGGTGCGGGCCACCGTGTGTTCCGGGGACGAGGGGTTGATCCGCTCGAGACGGGCCAGCTCCTTTTCGGCGACAGCGCGCACCCCCTCGGGCATCTCCGCCTGGCGGATGCGGCGGTGCAATTCGTTGATTTCCGATTGCCGCGGATCCTCGTCGCCGAGTTCCTCCTGAATCTGCTTCATCTGTTCCCGCAGCAGATATTCCTTTTGCGTGCGCCCCAGGCGCTTGGCGACCTCGGACTGCACCTCCCCCCGCACCTGGAGTTTCTGTACCTCGCCGGTCAGGAGAAGGTAGACCTCCTTGAGACGCTCCAGGGGATCGAGGAGCTCCAGGAGGTGCTGCTGCTCCTTCATCCCCAGGTTGAGATAGACCGCGACCAGGTCGGCAAGGCGCCCGGAATCCTCGATCTGGTCGATCATCTTGACCACGTCCCCCGGCAGGGGACGGCCGTAGGCGAGGGCGATCTTGAGCAGGGCGTTGACGCTCTGCACCAGCGCCTCGGTCACCAGACCGCGGCTGTCGACCTCCGAGACCGTTTCGATCCGGGCCAGAATGCAGGGGAATCGCTGGGCCGCGCCGAGAAGGCGGGCGCGTTGCAGCCCCTCCACCACCACCTTCCCTCCCCCTTCGGGGAAGCGCAGCACCTGGTTGATGCGGCAGACGGTGCCGATGCGCGACAGGCCCTCCCAGGGACAGGGCTCTTTGCCTTCCAGGCAGGCTGCCAGAACCAGCAGTTGATCCCCCTGCAGGGCCGCGTCGATGATTTCCATCCCCTCCCTGGCCACGAAGAGGGGCAAAACCATGTGCGGAAACATGACCTGTTCCCGCATGGGATAGACAGGAACGACGGATAAGTTCGGCGGTTCCTTGGTAAACATCTCGCTCTCCTGCCAGGGTCAGTCGCGAAAACCTTTTTTTTGGCCACCAAGGCACCAAGACACAAAGGTAAAACCTCTTTGTTTAAACAGTTTTTCTTGGTGGCTTGGTGCCTTGGTGGCAAATTCGAGCGATTGACAGTTTCATTTAGATTCATCACTCAGGCTGCGAGAGGAATCTTTTCGAACTTTCCAAGATTAGAATAACAGTGGCGGGAGGGGTGTCAAGACCGCTAAAAATGGGCTTTGACAATGGGCGCACCGGGTGGTTTACTCCAGGGACAGGACTGCCGCCGGGCGCGAGGATCTCCCTCGACCCGATGCGACGAGGGAAAAGGGAGAGCCGTGAAACGAATTGCCGTATTGACCAGCGGGGGAGACTGCTCGGGAATGAATGCCACTATCCGGGCGGTGGTGCGGGCGGCCCTGGTGGCCAACCTGGAGGTGATCGGATTTCAGAAGGGGTATCATGGCCTGCTGATGCCGGAGAGCCACCATGAAACCCTGACCACCCGTTCGGTCAGCGGCATCCTGCAGCGGGGCGGAACCTTTCTGCAGAGTGCCCGCGAAAAGCGGATGGTGGAAAAAGAAGGGCAGCTTCTGGCCGCCGGAAACCTCAAGGGACTCGGCGTCGACGGGCTGATCGTCATCGGCGGCGACGGCTCGCTGCGCGGCGCCGAAGCACTGCACCGCCTGGGGATACGCACCATGGGCATACCGGCATCCATCGACAACGACATTCCCTTTACCGACATGTCCCTCGGGGTCGACACGGCCCTCAACAACATCATTTACGCCGTCGACTGTCTCAAGGACACGGCCTCCTCCCACGACCGCACCTTCGTCGTCGAAACCATGGGCCGCAACTGCGGTTACCTGGCCGTCGCCTCGGCTCTGGCCTGCGGCGCCGAGTACGCTCTGATCCCCGAAACCCCTTACGATCTCGCCGAAATCTGCCGCAACCTGCGGCGGCGTTTCAGCGAAGGGCGCGACAATTCCATTATCATGGTCGCCGAAGGGACGGCCTCCGCCCAGCAGATCGCCGACCGGATCAAGGACAGCATCGGCTTCGAAACCCGCATCATGGTCCTCGGTCACTATCAGCGCGGCGGGTCCCCCTCGGCCTTCGACCGCATCCTCGGCGCCCGCTACGGCGTCGCCGCCGTGGAGGCTCTGCAAGCCGGCGAATCGGGGAAGATGATCGGCCTTTCCTGCGGAGAAATGAAACTGACCCCCCTGGAGAAGGTTTTTGCCGTCGGCCGCCGCCCCATCGAGGAGATGATGCTCAAGCTGGCCAGGACCCTGGGGATCTGATCGGGGGTCCGCCTCGCCCCCTCAACCCTCCTTGAATTCTTCGTTATAGGGGACAAACACCCCGGCATCGGTGATACACCCCTCTCCGTCGGGGCGGATCAAGAGATAGATCCATCCCCCCGGCACGCGCAACACGTCCACCCCCGGGTGGACATTGCGGTCCTCGTGCAATCCGAGGTGATGAAGGGCCTTTCCCCGGTTTTTCAACTTTTCTCCCTGTGACATGGAAACCTCCTGCAATAAAACGCCTCCAACCCGGCAGGCCATGGGCGGATTTTGCTCCGCATCGACAATGCTTACAAGAGCAACAGGGGTGCCAAGACACATAACATCCCACAGGTCCTTGTTTTTACAACGATTTTTACCACTTGTCGGCGCATAAATTTCACACCGGAGGGGTAACCCCGATGGGGAATCCGCCCCTTCTCCTACGACAAACCTCCTTTTAATCAGCCTTTTCCGATGGATTAACCATCGGCGGCGGTGAAACAAAAGTTACCCCCCTCCCCCACTGGATCCGACCCTTTCCTGCCACAAAAAAACCCCCGCTGCTGCGGGGGTTTTTCGTTCATAAAACAGGCTATAACCCGTACTGGCCGACAACTGGAGATCGCAGAGGGAAGAGAGAGAACGCTGAGAAAGTCCAGTCTTAAGGTTAAACCCAACCAAGCTTTTCGGTTCTGCCCCTGCCCTTCTCCGCGTTCTCCTGTTCTTCTCCGCGCTCTCTGCGTTGAAGCTTTAATCTTTAATTCTCAACGCCCGTTCGCAGTGCTCACTTTTTGCTCCGCTGCCGGCGGGCGATGCCGAGTCCGACCAGTCCGGCACCGAGAAGGAGGAAAGTGGAGGGTTCCGGAACGGGCGCTCCGTTGTCGGTGTCGGGGGGAAGCTCGCCGTTCACCGGGATAAAGATGTCCCCTTCTTCGACAATAGCCACCGTCAGGAAGACGCCGTCCAGAAGGCGCGCCAGGGTGCCTGCCCCCAGGGTGAAGGTCGTGGAATGCCATTGGTCGCTGTATCCGGTTTCAATAATCGTCAGCGGCACGGCTTCGGCGACGGTGCTTAAGGCCGGGGGCGTGATATTCAGCGACCCTGCGAAGAATGTCCCGCTCGGTCCGAATCCAGCCCCGAAGGGGTCGACGATCATCAGGGCATGAGCCGCCGATGTCACCCCGACGAGCATGAGAACAATAACGAATAACCCGAATATTCTTTTCATGACGCCTCCTCTTCCTGAAATGTTTTGCCTGCGCGGTTACCGGCTCCTCCTTCGAGAAATATTCCAAAGCCGGATTTCCCTTTTCCAGGATCCTGAACCTGTTGCCCTGATAGAGAGCATAAAGAGTGCCACAACATTAAAATATTGTTTTTGTTGAATTTTTAGACTGAGGGTTGGGCAGGAGGAAGAGATGTAAAGAATTTCGACAGGAGACTAGGAGGCCGAGCGGCCGGCGACAACGGCCTGGCCGAGGGCGATGCCGCCGTCGTTGGGTGGGACGAGGGAGTGGGTGAGGACGGTAAATTCCCCCTTCTCCAGGCGGGAAATGGTCTTTTCCGTCAGGTAACGGTTCTGGAAGACCCCTCCCGAGAGGGCGACGCAGGAGAGGCCGGACTCCTGTCGGATGAGGAGGCAGACCGCGGATATCACCGCCGCCAGGGTGTTGTGGAAACGGGCGCTGATGCGGGAAACGGCAACGCCTGCCATGAGATCGTCGACGATGCCGCGGATCAGGGGGGCGGGATCGACCAGGATGCGGTCGCCGGCGCCGCCGAGGGGAGAGGGGTAGATTCCGTTGTCGACCGTATCGCCGATAGCCATCTCCAGTTCGAGGGCGGCCTGTCCTTCGTAACTGACCCTCAACCGTACCCCGACCAGGGCCGCCACGGCATCGAAGAGCCGTCCGCAGCTCGACGTCAGGGGGGCGTTGATCCCCTTTTCGATCATCTGCAGGTAAATCTTCAGATCCCGCGGCGAAATCC
This region includes:
- a CDS encoding M16 family metallopeptidase; translated protein: MFRFFFRRGLPVLVLSLLWAGTAFAQPLEEKVYEHTFANGLRLLVVERHESPTFAAYITFGVGSVNETSETRGVAHLLEHMLFKGTETLGTKDFAREKPLLDAIEEVGEALDAQLRQAPADPQKIAELEKELARLQQEHSRYVVKDEFSRIYSENGGVGYNAYTSKDLTTYLISLPANKLELWASLESDRMKNAVLREFYTERNVIMEERRRSYESEPDGLLYENLLAAAFTVHPYRNPIIGWMSDIENLSLKETRGFLHKYYAPVNTVITLVGDLDTAAAVSLVEDYFGTLPAGEPVPRVTAVEPPQKGEKRIHIQFDAEPQLAIAFHKPTLPERADYVFDVIDQILSQGRTSRLYRALVVEKGLAASVSTYSAPGSRYPNLFVVSATPRHPHTLAEVEEAIYAELERLAKEPVSDEELEQARNRLRVDRLRYLKGNSGLARMLSYYQSVAGNWRYLVGYDQEIASMTAAEIMETARLWLVPRNRTVAILDKEED
- the lon gene encoding endopeptidase La, whose amino-acid sequence is MFTKEPPNLSVVPVYPMREQVMFPHMVLPLFVAREGMEIIDAALQGDQLLVLAACLEGKEPCPWEGLSRIGTVCRINQVLRFPEGGGKVVVEGLQRARLLGAAQRFPCILARIETVSEVDSRGLVTEALVQSVNALLKIALAYGRPLPGDVVKMIDQIEDSGRLADLVAVYLNLGMKEQQHLLELLDPLERLKEVYLLLTGEVQKLQVRGEVQSEVAKRLGRTQKEYLLREQMKQIQEELGDEDPRQSEINELHRRIRQAEMPEGVRAVAEKELARLERINPSSPEHTVARTYLEYLCTVPWNRGTEDHLDIGRAEVILDEDHYDLAEVKERILEYLAVRSLRKTTKGPILCFVGPPGVGKTSLGRSIARAMGRKFIRISLGGMKDEAEIRGHRRTYIGALPGRIIQEICRAESSNPVFMLDEVDKIGQDFRGDPASALLEILDPEQNDTFTDHYLDVPFDLSRVMFITTANILDPVPPPLKDRMEVIRLAGYSDEEKLKIAFRYLIPKEVEENGLEAAGVSFEEGAMRKIIKDYTREAGVRGVERQIASICRKIARDVAQKRPPRLLVTPAAVEEMLGPRKFFSDVASEEDRIGVVTGLAWTEAGGDIIFVEASRMVGKKDLHLTGSLGEVMQESARTALSYVRAHAVEFAIEADFFEKSDLHIHVPSGAIPKDGPSAGITIATALISLLSQRPARRNVALTGELTLSGRILPIGGIKEKVLAARRAGVTTVLLPERNRENLRDLDEETRAQMTIIFVDTLQEVVEATLLPGRPNRAMGDFAGRGAVPGSAAL
- the pfkA gene encoding 6-phosphofructokinase; translated protein: MKRIAVLTSGGDCSGMNATIRAVVRAALVANLEVIGFQKGYHGLLMPESHHETLTTRSVSGILQRGGTFLQSAREKRMVEKEGQLLAAGNLKGLGVDGLIVIGGDGSLRGAEALHRLGIRTMGIPASIDNDIPFTDMSLGVDTALNNIIYAVDCLKDTASSHDRTFVVETMGRNCGYLAVASALACGAEYALIPETPYDLAEICRNLRRRFSEGRDNSIIMVAEGTASAQQIADRIKDSIGFETRIMVLGHYQRGGSPSAFDRILGARYGVAAVEALQAGESGKMIGLSCGEMKLTPLEKVFAVGRRPIEEMMLKLARTLGI
- a CDS encoding PEP-CTERM sorting domain-containing protein; this encodes MKRIFGLFVIVLMLVGVTSAAHALMIVDPFGAGFGPSGTFFAGSLNITPPALSTVAEAVPLTIIETGYSDQWHSTTFTLGAGTLARLLDGVFLTVAIVEEGDIFIPVNGELPPDTDNGAPVPEPSTFLLLGAGLVGLGIARRQRSKK